Proteins encoded by one window of Lactobacillus sp. ESL0684:
- a CDS encoding condensation domain-containing protein, whose amino-acid sequence MTIYMGEPLNINHTIGLDTLYPVIRCEIQFESILDRQRFIEAVGAVVKIVPELLCRYQVNTNSFEQVTTNCNDLIKYNVVDPDLDAENWDLMLEPQIRIYWNDRNGQTNLIIYFSHILTDGAGSKQILYLLAMAYSEGPDVLKNVHNYQNIDWLEEMLQDYQPSSVRSDHPTKPLSLPQLAKEGKQHYCVGNVCLSQKNTDRLFRASHIAKVTVNDIVMAAFGHVVQRFSGNDTISFACPADMRKFGPKVAGVQVANLTSRYNLSISTSPEESFERLVEHVHQKMLELKHEYQCFDSIKALLDNYKDQPLTKLQEIVQANYHIREIGYTNFGILDSGKLAFTGNKIKRVILTGGFRIAPMFQIAAVTYQQQLHLSFNMIGTESEYAVGLALTQSVADLINNFSLNVLFD is encoded by the coding sequence ATGACAATATATATGGGCGAGCCATTAAATATCAATCACACTATTGGCTTGGATACGTTGTATCCAGTTATTCGGTGTGAAATACAGTTCGAATCAATTTTAGATCGTCAGCGTTTTATTGAGGCAGTAGGTGCTGTAGTAAAAATAGTTCCAGAATTATTATGTAGGTATCAAGTTAATACTAATAGTTTTGAACAAGTCACAACTAATTGTAACGACTTAATCAAATATAATGTGGTGGATCCTGATCTTGATGCCGAAAATTGGGATTTAATGCTGGAGCCACAAATAAGAATTTATTGGAATGATAGAAATGGTCAAACTAACTTAATCATCTACTTTAGTCATATTTTAACCGATGGTGCTGGCAGTAAACAAATTCTTTATTTACTAGCAATGGCTTATTCTGAAGGACCTGATGTTCTAAAGAATGTTCATAATTATCAAAATATTGATTGGCTAGAAGAAATGTTGCAGGATTATCAACCTTCATCTGTTAGAAGTGATCATCCTACTAAGCCTCTTTCGCTGCCACAGCTAGCTAAGGAAGGTAAGCAACATTATTGTGTTGGGAATGTTTGTCTAAGCCAAAAAAATACTGACCGCTTATTTAGAGCGAGTCATATTGCTAAAGTGACGGTAAATGATATAGTAATGGCAGCATTCGGTCATGTTGTGCAACGCTTTTCTGGTAATGATACGATTTCTTTTGCTTGTCCAGCAGATATGCGTAAATTTGGGCCCAAAGTTGCTGGTGTACAAGTAGCCAACCTGACTTCAAGATATAATTTATCAATTAGTACGAGTCCAGAAGAATCTTTTGAAAGGTTAGTTGAACATGTACATCAGAAAATGCTTGAGCTGAAGCATGAATATCAATGCTTTGATTCGATTAAAGCATTGCTAGATAATTATAAAGATCAACCCTTAACTAAGTTACAAGAAATCGTGCAAGCTAATTATCACATTCGTGAAATTGGATATACTAATTTTGGAATTCTTGATAGTGGTAAATTAGCTTTTACTGGTAATAAAATTAAACGAGTAATCTTGACAGGTGGTTTCAGAATTGCTCCAATGTTTCAAATAGCAGCTGTAACTTATCAACAGCAGTTACACTTGTCTTTTAACATGATCGGAACAGAATCTGAATATGCAGTTGGTTTGGCACTGACCCAAAGTGTAGCTGATTTAATTAATAATTTTTCATTGAATGTATTATTTGATTAA
- a CDS encoding glycoside hydrolase family 28 protein, whose amino-acid sequence MKYINRKHLFIKILSFVVIILGINTQICTVNAKKSGNKQTTMVIHNRSSKKDATHQIQAAIDKLASNGGGKLTIDTGTYHLKYLNLKSNLELHLDHGTKLVFSDKFSDYPAVNTRYEGSQIKMHHPDIYGNKVHNVSITGSGTLDGNGKAWWKMYNDAKNGPLKQATSTPLKYTRPFLIAFDYSSNIKITGIKLINSPAWTIHPLESDNVLIQGITIDNPLDSPNTDGIDPESSSDVKILNNTISDGDDCIAIKSGIETTIPKSSCHNIIIANNLMQHGHGGVVLGSEMSGDIENVVINSNVFDHTDRGIRMKTRRGRGGTINNISVSNIIMQDVLTPLAINEYYGKSGAVSENYLSTQKQPINAGTPTIKNVSLSDITATGVSSVAGFVYGLPESPVANLTLTNYSVTMAPNAIPQKPEMITNGKKFADAGFWMENTNNVHFNGVNVYGANTGIFVHNFNNTGLVHNN is encoded by the coding sequence ATGAAATATATTAATAGAAAACATCTTTTTATAAAAATATTATCCTTTGTAGTAATAATATTAGGTATTAATACGCAAATATGTACAGTTAATGCTAAAAAATCAGGCAATAAGCAAACGACAATGGTTATTCATAATCGTTCTAGTAAAAAAGATGCGACACACCAAATTCAAGCAGCAATTGATAAGCTAGCTAGTAATGGTGGTGGTAAATTAACCATTGATACCGGTACATATCATCTGAAATATTTAAATCTTAAAAGTAACTTAGAGTTACATTTAGATCATGGTACTAAGTTAGTTTTTTCAGATAAGTTTTCAGATTATCCTGCAGTTAATACCAGATATGAAGGCAGTCAAATCAAGATGCACCATCCAGATATATATGGTAATAAAGTCCATAATGTATCAATAACGGGTAGTGGGACTCTGGATGGCAATGGAAAAGCATGGTGGAAAATGTACAATGATGCCAAGAATGGTCCACTGAAACAAGCAACGAGTACGCCACTAAAATATACGAGACCATTTTTAATTGCATTTGACTATAGCTCAAATATAAAAATAACAGGTATAAAATTAATAAATTCGCCTGCCTGGACGATACATCCTCTTGAAAGCGATAATGTTTTAATTCAAGGTATAACGATCGATAATCCTTTGGACTCTCCGAATACTGACGGGATTGATCCAGAATCTTCTAGTGATGTAAAAATTCTTAACAATACTATTAGTGACGGTGATGATTGCATAGCTATTAAGTCGGGTATTGAAACAACTATTCCGAAAAGCTCCTGTCATAATATTATTATTGCCAATAATTTAATGCAGCACGGTCACGGTGGTGTTGTTTTAGGAAGTGAAATGAGTGGAGATATAGAGAATGTAGTAATTAATAGTAACGTATTTGATCATACAGATCGAGGCATTCGAATGAAGACTCGCAGGGGAAGAGGTGGAACAATTAACAATATATCTGTTTCTAATATTATTATGCAAGATGTGTTAACACCATTAGCGATTAATGAATATTATGGTAAAAGTGGAGCAGTTTCAGAAAACTATCTTTCAACTCAAAAACAACCAATTAATGCTGGGACACCGACTATTAAAAATGTTAGCCTTTCAGATATTACAGCTACAGGAGTTTCTTCAGTGGCGGGATTTGTATACGGACTTCCAGAGTCGCCAGTCGCTAACTTAACTTTAACGAACTATTCTGTCACAATGGCTCCAAATGCTATTCCGCAAAAACCAGAGATGATAACTAACGGCAAGAAGTTTGCAGATGCAGGTTTTTGGATGGAGAATACTAACAATGTACATTTTAATGGGGTCAATGTTTATGGTGCGAATACTGGAATCTTTGTCCATAATTTTAATAATACTGGATTAGTACATAATAATTAG
- the uxaC gene encoding glucuronate isomerase, translating to MSLLDQDFLLSNETAKTLFHDYAAKMPIIDFHCHLNPEEIYENKNYPNITKIWLNEGTYGDHYKWRLMRANGVDEKYITGNGDDYKKFIEWAKTIERSYGNPLYEWTHLELKRFFHIDEEFTEESAPRIWKKANKLLQTEDFKPRNLIKNSNVQVVCTTDDPASDLKYHKLIKKDEEINGFKTLPAMRPDKLIQIDREDYGSYIKTLSDVSGIEINGFNDIVRALHQRFEFFDSMGGRLSDHSLLKYHFKEASEDELDIIVKKGMANEELSQTEVDQYLTMLLENLMALNNEFNWTMQFHINSDRDLNRPMFDKIGPDTGYDAVGTQPDIVAQISQLYTAMQNTNQIPKTIFYSLNNNDWMELATMMGCFQGGTKQRLQLGAGWWFNDTAEGMNEQLRIFAQQSLLPNFVGMLTDSRSFLSYPRHEYFRRVLCNFYGKLAQEGRVPNDTEKLGKIVQDISYNNAKNYFGFFD from the coding sequence ATGAGTTTACTAGATCAAGATTTCTTATTAAGTAATGAGACTGCTAAAACATTGTTTCATGACTATGCTGCGAAAATGCCAATTATTGATTTTCATTGTCATTTGAATCCAGAAGAGATTTATGAAAATAAAAATTATCCAAATATTACTAAAATTTGGCTCAATGAAGGTACGTATGGCGATCATTATAAGTGGCGTTTGATGCGTGCCAATGGTGTGGATGAGAAGTATATTACTGGTAATGGCGATGATTATAAAAAGTTTATTGAATGGGCTAAAACAATTGAGCGTTCTTATGGAAATCCGTTGTATGAATGGACACATTTAGAATTGAAGCGTTTTTTCCATATTGATGAGGAATTTACTGAAGAATCAGCACCAAGAATTTGGAAAAAAGCTAATAAATTGCTTCAAACAGAAGACTTTAAGCCACGAAATTTAATTAAAAATTCTAATGTACAAGTGGTTTGTACAACGGATGATCCTGCTTCAGATTTAAAATATCATAAATTGATTAAAAAAGATGAAGAGATCAATGGCTTTAAGACATTGCCAGCAATGAGACCAGACAAATTAATTCAAATTGATCGAGAAGATTATGGAAGTTACATAAAAACTTTGAGTGATGTTTCTGGTATTGAGATCAATGGTTTCAATGATATAGTGAGGGCGCTACATCAAAGATTTGAATTCTTTGATTCTATGGGTGGAAGATTATCTGATCATTCACTATTGAAGTACCACTTTAAAGAAGCTAGTGAAGATGAACTGGATATCATTGTCAAAAAGGGAATGGCTAATGAGGAACTTAGTCAAACAGAAGTTGATCAATATTTGACAATGCTATTAGAAAACTTAATGGCTTTGAATAACGAGTTTAATTGGACCATGCAATTTCATATTAATTCGGATCGAGATTTAAATCGCCCAATGTTTGATAAAATTGGCCCTGATACAGGTTATGATGCTGTAGGTACTCAACCGGACATTGTAGCGCAAATATCACAACTTTATACAGCAATGCAGAATACTAATCAGATTCCTAAGACTATTTTTTATTCACTGAATAATAATGATTGGATGGAATTAGCCACAATGATGGGTTGTTTTCAAGGTGGTACCAAGCAGCGGCTTCAATTAGGTGCTGGTTGGTGGTTTAATGATACTGCTGAAGGTATGAATGAGCAGTTAAGAATTTTTGCTCAACAAAGTTTGTTACCTAATTTTGTTGGAATGTTGACTGACTCAAGAAGCTTTTTATCTTATCCTCGTCATGAGTACTTTAGACGTGTTTTGTGTAATTTTTATGGTAAATTGGCTCAAGAAGGTAGGGTACCAAATGATACTGAAAAGCTAGGTAAAATTGTTCAAGATATTTCGTATAATAATGCGAAAAATTATTTCGGTTTTTTTGATTAA
- a CDS encoding tagaturonate epimerase family protein: MNLNKLLDDVKEVYAADGDYSNLSNKEIYTPSIQIDRRNVYFILHQPDDKGIVQKSLVVYENLLTAGDFDAKDSMVDVDSKLLVGELNEKNNVALAKRFKWMRPTSRRNYKYTFGLGDRLGNASNAHIRLFKDRGVMPVLAQQSIRELVLMNRTNTDVFQSASWAVFEEGFTYGWGADGDHVKTPYEVDYAVKIGCSIITLDLTEVINNDAVNLSDEELDKRFNELDPDQIKYFNDTYLNKTFDLGNGYSVKFNKHDVEESVLTFYDAILFAIDVYQKYIVPYNLDLEVSMDETPYRTTNPNHYFFANELNRRGITPTSMAPRFVGEFQKAIDYIGDPQEFEKDYRVHEAIAEHFGYRLSIHSGSDKLSVYEIIGRVSKDNGWHVKTAGTNWLEALRVIAHKDPEFMQELYRFAYENLDDVKDYYVFNAQSDGTAPKPETITSENVISLLDNDDSRQILHTMFGPIMNLKHNYHYVYRDKFWDILLKNQDLYDKYLNIHIGEHLDLLQGVVKTKQEALDKNEPKTDISK, from the coding sequence ATGAACTTGAATAAGTTATTAGATGATGTTAAGGAAGTTTATGCAGCTGATGGAGATTATAGTAATTTGAGCAATAAAGAAATATATACTCCATCTATTCAAATTGATCGTAGAAATGTTTACTTTATTTTGCATCAACCGGATGATAAAGGCATTGTTCAAAAGAGTTTAGTTGTTTATGAAAACTTATTAACTGCTGGTGATTTTGATGCTAAAGATTCAATGGTAGATGTTGACTCAAAGCTCTTAGTTGGCGAATTAAATGAAAAGAATAATGTAGCTCTAGCAAAACGCTTTAAGTGGATGAGACCTACTTCACGACGCAATTATAAATATACTTTTGGATTAGGAGATCGTTTAGGGAATGCATCAAACGCGCATATTAGACTATTTAAAGACCGAGGCGTAATGCCAGTCTTGGCACAACAGTCTATCCGTGAACTAGTTTTGATGAATCGCACTAACACAGATGTTTTTCAATCTGCCTCGTGGGCGGTGTTTGAAGAAGGCTTTACTTATGGATGGGGCGCAGATGGTGATCATGTTAAAACCCCGTATGAGGTAGATTATGCAGTTAAGATTGGATGCTCAATCATTACACTTGATTTGACTGAAGTTATTAACAATGACGCCGTCAATTTGAGCGATGAAGAATTAGATAAGCGCTTTAATGAACTAGATCCAGACCAGATTAAATATTTTAATGATACATATTTAAATAAAACTTTTGATTTGGGCAATGGCTATTCCGTTAAATTTAATAAACATGATGTTGAAGAATCTGTTCTAACGTTCTACGATGCAATTTTATTTGCCATAGATGTTTATCAAAAATACATTGTTCCTTACAATTTAGATCTTGAAGTTTCAATGGATGAAACACCATATCGAACTACTAATCCTAACCATTATTTCTTTGCTAATGAATTGAACCGTCGTGGCATCACACCAACTTCAATGGCTCCAAGATTTGTGGGTGAATTCCAAAAAGCCATTGATTATATTGGTGATCCTCAAGAATTTGAAAAAGATTATCGTGTTCATGAAGCTATTGCTGAACACTTTGGTTATAGATTGAGTATTCACTCTGGTTCAGATAAGTTATCAGTTTATGAAATTATTGGTCGTGTATCTAAAGATAACGGTTGGCACGTGAAGACGGCTGGAACTAATTGGCTTGAAGCGTTAAGAGTAATTGCTCATAAAGATCCAGAATTTATGCAAGAATTATATAGATTTGCTTATGAAAACTTAGATGACGTCAAAGATTATTATGTTTTTAATGCACAAAGTGACGGTACTGCTCCTAAACCTGAAACGATAACAAGTGAAAATGTAATAAGCCTGCTTGATAACGATGACTCACGGCAGATTCTGCATACAATGTTTGGTCCAATAATGAATTTGAAGCATAATTATCACTATGTGTATCGTGATAAGTTCTGGGATATTCTTCTTAAGAACCAAGATCTTTATGATAAGTATCTAAACATTCATATTGGTGAGCACTTAGATTTGCTGCAAGGTGTAGTTAAGACTAAACAAGAGGCTCTAGATAAAAATGAGCCTAAAACTGATATTTCTAAATAA
- a CDS encoding glycoside-pentoside-hexuronide (GPH):cation symporter, which yields MENADSADTVNKDIVEQNKDMLMNDSSKHIPMYQKIAYGFGDFGNGFMFDLGQSYLTKFWVDGVGISAGAVGGIFAFTKIFDAFMDPIAGSVVDNRKNIGKRGKFRPFMMVSAIILGILTVLTFMMPSGLSMTQKIIYAYAAYMIWGLVYSFTNDPYGSLASVMSRNTEDRSFMATTRQVGSVGAQFVAGVAFIPLTVMIGKGNQQRGYFWAALIFAIIGVAMFAICYLGTKENVHVNRSGNTEKEGFKDYFKVIFKNGPLGALILMTLFTISAMNTNNQMMVFYAEYDLGNIGLQPIINAIMMGCSIVGVFMIPTLTKHFGQKKTVMFSFAIGAIANILNFILPDNIVTFIILVTIGYTALAIPNGITWAMVSNAIDYGEWSTGVRKEGLTYAAFNFSRKIAQSIAAIVSSGILALTGYVANAHQTAGAMQGIKAAMTLYPGVCLIFAAIIIGFLYKLDDQRFGEIANDLDHGRWKGGKIGE from the coding sequence ATGGAAAACGCTGATTCAGCGGATACCGTTAATAAAGATATTGTTGAACAAAATAAAGATATGTTAATGAATGATTCGTCTAAGCATATACCAATGTATCAAAAAATCGCTTATGGATTTGGAGATTTCGGAAATGGTTTTATGTTTGATCTTGGGCAATCATATTTAACTAAATTTTGGGTTGACGGTGTAGGAATTAGTGCTGGTGCTGTCGGTGGGATTTTTGCATTTACTAAAATTTTTGATGCATTCATGGATCCAATTGCTGGTTCTGTGGTTGATAATCGGAAAAATATTGGCAAACGTGGAAAGTTTCGTCCGTTTATGATGGTCTCAGCCATTATTTTAGGTATTTTAACTGTTCTGACTTTTATGATGCCGAGTGGTCTTTCGATGACTCAGAAGATTATTTATGCATATGCTGCGTACATGATTTGGGGTCTTGTATATTCGTTTACTAATGATCCATACGGATCATTAGCCTCCGTTATGTCAAGAAATACTGAGGACAGAAGCTTTATGGCAACTACTAGACAAGTAGGATCAGTAGGTGCACAGTTTGTTGCTGGTGTGGCATTCATTCCTCTAACAGTTATGATTGGTAAAGGCAATCAACAACGGGGATATTTCTGGGCAGCATTGATCTTTGCAATTATTGGTGTTGCTATGTTTGCAATTTGTTATTTAGGAACTAAAGAAAATGTTCATGTAAATAGAAGTGGTAATACTGAAAAAGAGGGCTTTAAGGATTACTTTAAAGTTATTTTTAAGAATGGACCACTTGGTGCATTAATTTTAATGACGTTATTTACGATTTCGGCAATGAATACTAATAATCAAATGATGGTTTTCTATGCAGAATATGATTTAGGTAATATTGGTCTTCAGCCAATTATTAACGCTATCATGATGGGCTGCTCAATTGTTGGAGTATTTATGATCCCAACACTTACTAAACATTTTGGTCAAAAGAAAACCGTTATGTTTAGTTTTGCTATCGGTGCAATTGCTAATATTTTGAACTTTATTTTACCTGATAATATTGTAACATTTATTATTTTGGTAACTATTGGCTATACTGCTTTAGCGATACCAAATGGTATAACTTGGGCAATGGTATCCAATGCTATTGATTACGGTGAATGGAGTACTGGTGTTCGTAAAGAAGGATTGACCTATGCAGCGTTTAATTTTTCACGAAAAATTGCTCAATCGATTGCAGCGATTGTTTCTTCAGGAATATTAGCTTTAACAGGGTACGTTGCTAATGCACATCAAACTGCAGGAGCTATGCAAGGCATAAAAGCAGCAATGACATTGTATCCAGGCGTTTGCTTGATTTTTGCAGCAATTATAATTGGTTTTTTATATAAGCTTGATGACCAGCGTTTTGGCGAAATTGCTAATGACTTGGATCATGGACGTTGGAAAGGTGGAAAAATTGGCGAATAG
- a CDS encoding GntR family transcriptional regulator produces the protein MISTMKEQVYNTILQRIISLNYLPGQKISEKDLGQELQVGRTPIREAILQLREEGLITAVPQSGTYISKINLQKAKDARFMRESVETQIITEAITKLTDYDFMILRQIIERQKLEVETTHNDMRFFNQDEQFHHYFYKAAGREQVWLWLQMVNMHLNRFRVLRLRSKSLSWNSLIEEHQQIVDAAEQKNTAKAVKLISGHLHRALDEEPTLRKDYADYFEE, from the coding sequence ATGATCTCAACTATGAAAGAACAGGTTTATAATACGATTTTACAACGAATTATTAGCCTAAATTATTTACCAGGACAAAAAATCTCAGAAAAGGATTTAGGTCAAGAGTTGCAGGTTGGTCGAACGCCAATCAGAGAGGCAATCTTGCAATTGCGTGAAGAAGGTTTAATCACTGCTGTGCCACAGTCTGGAACGTATATATCTAAAATAAATTTACAGAAGGCTAAAGATGCTCGTTTTATGCGTGAAAGTGTGGAAACTCAAATCATAACTGAGGCAATTACCAAATTAACAGATTATGATTTTATGATTTTACGGCAAATAATTGAACGACAGAAATTAGAAGTAGAAACTACACACAATGATATGCGTTTTTTTAACCAAGATGAGCAATTTCATCATTATTTTTATAAGGCGGCAGGACGCGAGCAGGTTTGGCTTTGGCTTCAAATGGTTAATATGCATTTAAATCGCTTTCGTGTTTTACGATTGCGCAGTAAAAGCCTATCATGGAACTCCTTGATTGAGGAACATCAACAAATTGTGGATGCTGCGGAACAAAAAAATACTGCTAAGGCAGTTAAGTTAATTTCAGGACATTTACATCGTGCACTAGATGAAGAACCAACTTTGCGCAAAGATTATGCAGATTATTTTGAAGAATAA
- a CDS encoding mannitol dehydrogenase family protein: protein MLKLTDNYLDQKDEFAKQNIVVPQYNQAKVTSQTKEEPVWVHFGGGNLFRCFHAKIAQDLLNQGKLVSGIVVAETYDDEVIDKIYHAYQNRMLSVVMKSNGTLEKELLASVGESLYFNQANEAGWNRLTEIFTKPSLQLATFSITEKGYALTDVNGNLTAAAKEDIANGPESPKTNMGAVAHLLYARYKAGKQPIAMVSTDNFSQNGLKLETEVLRIAQGWAKAGAVEAGFIDYLKDPNQVSFPWSMIDRITPNPAQTVADQLKMSGFADTEIVHTAKHTNIAPFGNTEQIHYLVIEDSFPNGRPPLEKAGVILTDRETVNDADQMKVTACLNPLHTALAILGNLLGYTSIASELSDQDLLDLIKNLGYGEDLPVVKDPKIINPKKFIDELINLRLPNKNIPDTPQRIASDTSQKIPVRYGVTIQHYVDDSDLNPEDLEFIPLVLASWCRYLMGIDDNGEAFEQSPDPLLDNLKAYVEDIKLGNSNIDVHEKLQPILSNKSIFGNNLYDIGLGTKVENYFKQLIADKGAIRKTIHDTVQTKSYQF, encoded by the coding sequence TTGCTGAAATTAACTGATAATTATTTAGATCAGAAAGATGAATTTGCAAAACAAAACATTGTGGTTCCACAATATAATCAAGCCAAAGTTACTAGTCAGACCAAAGAAGAACCAGTCTGGGTTCATTTTGGTGGTGGCAACCTCTTTCGATGCTTCCATGCAAAAATAGCACAAGATTTATTAAATCAAGGAAAATTAGTAAGTGGTATCGTAGTCGCTGAGACTTATGACGATGAAGTAATAGATAAAATTTATCATGCATACCAAAATCGGATGTTAAGTGTCGTCATGAAAAGTAATGGTACTTTAGAAAAAGAACTGTTAGCAAGTGTTGGTGAATCATTATACTTTAATCAAGCCAATGAAGCTGGTTGGAACAGATTAACTGAGATTTTTACTAAACCATCTCTACAGTTAGCAACTTTTTCAATTACAGAAAAAGGTTATGCATTAACAGATGTTAACGGTAATTTAACTGCGGCCGCAAAAGAAGATATTGCAAATGGTCCCGAGTCACCTAAGACTAATATGGGAGCAGTTGCCCACTTACTTTATGCACGTTACAAAGCTGGTAAACAACCAATTGCCATGGTCAGCACAGACAACTTTTCTCAGAACGGTTTAAAACTTGAAACAGAAGTTTTACGAATTGCTCAAGGTTGGGCTAAAGCAGGGGCTGTAGAAGCTGGCTTTATCGATTATCTAAAAGATCCAAATCAGGTTTCTTTCCCATGGTCCATGATTGATCGAATAACACCTAATCCAGCTCAAACAGTAGCAGATCAACTAAAGATGAGTGGCTTCGCTGATACAGAAATAGTTCATACTGCTAAACACACTAATATCGCACCATTTGGTAACACAGAACAAATTCATTATTTAGTGATTGAAGATAGTTTCCCTAATGGACGTCCACCTTTAGAAAAAGCTGGTGTAATCTTGACTGATCGTGAGACTGTTAATGATGCTGACCAAATGAAGGTTACGGCCTGCCTTAATCCGCTACATACTGCTTTAGCTATCTTAGGTAATTTACTTGGTTATACCTCAATTGCTAGTGAACTCTCTGATCAGGATCTTCTAGATTTAATTAAGAACTTAGGTTACGGCGAAGATTTACCCGTAGTCAAGGATCCAAAGATTATTAATCCGAAAAAATTCATTGATGAACTAATTAACTTACGTTTACCTAACAAGAATATTCCTGATACTCCGCAAAGAATTGCCAGCGATACATCACAAAAAATTCCAGTTAGATATGGCGTCACTATCCAACATTATGTTGACGATTCAGATTTAAATCCTGAAGATTTAGAATTCATCCCTCTAGTTTTGGCAAGTTGGTGTCGTTACTTGATGGGTATAGATGATAATGGTGAAGCGTTTGAACAAAGTCCTGATCCACTATTAGATAATTTGAAGGCTTATGTCGAAGATATTAAACTGGGTAACTCTAATATCGATGTCCATGAAAAATTACAGCCAATCCTCTCTAATAAGAGTATTTTTGGTAATAATTTATATGATATTGGCCTAGGAACTAAAGTTGAAAACTACTTTAAACAACTAATTGCTGATAAAGGAGCTATCCGCAAGACAATTCACGATACCGTCCAAACTAAAAGTTACCAATTTTAA
- the uxuA gene encoding mannonate dehydratase — MKNMGFRWYGDNNDAIKLQDIRQIPGTTQVVGALFDIPAGEVWPKDQIKQLKDEVEAAGLKLEVIESVNVHDDIKIGLPSRDRYIENYIQTIRNLAEYGVKVICYNFMPVFDWIRTDLHYELDDGSTAMAFEQKYITDDPESIAQAMQKNSNGYVQAGWEPERMAEIKKLMKAYVGVNTAKLTANLKYFLDAIIPVCEECDVRMAMHPDDPPRPLFGLPRIYKNRDDMLKIEQLHESPYNGFTICCGSLGENPKNDVPAIIREFAAKDRVFFIHARNINFINDQGDFHESAALSSKGSLDMYEIIKALYDNNYQGYIRPDHGRDIWGENGRPGYGLYDRALSITYLNGLWEAIDKDHK; from the coding sequence ATGAAAAATATGGGTTTCCGGTGGTACGGAGATAATAACGATGCCATCAAATTACAAGATATTCGTCAAATTCCTGGGACAACTCAGGTCGTTGGTGCTTTATTTGATATTCCAGCTGGTGAAGTTTGGCCAAAAGACCAAATTAAACAATTAAAAGACGAAGTTGAAGCAGCTGGTTTAAAATTAGAAGTTATTGAATCAGTTAATGTCCATGATGACATTAAGATTGGATTACCTTCCCGCGACCGGTACATTGAAAATTACATTCAAACTATTCGCAACTTAGCAGAATACGGTGTTAAAGTTATTTGTTATAATTTCATGCCAGTATTTGACTGGATTAGAACTGATTTGCACTATGAATTAGATGATGGTTCAACTGCTATGGCTTTTGAACAAAAATATATCACGGATGATCCTGAAAGTATTGCACAAGCGATGCAAAAGAATTCCAATGGTTATGTCCAAGCTGGTTGGGAACCAGAACGCATGGCAGAAATCAAGAAATTGATGAAAGCATATGTAGGCGTTAATACAGCTAAATTAACTGCTAACTTAAAATACTTTTTAGACGCAATCATTCCTGTTTGTGAAGAGTGTGATGTTCGCATGGCTATGCATCCTGACGACCCACCTCGACCACTATTCGGTTTACCACGAATTTACAAGAATCGTGATGACATGCTTAAGATTGAGCAATTACACGAATCTCCTTATAATGGTTTTACCATTTGTTGCGGTAGTCTAGGCGAAAATCCTAAAAATGATGTACCAGCTATTATTCGAGAATTTGCTGCTAAAGATCGCGTATTCTTTATTCATGCTCGCAATATCAACTTTATCAATGACCAAGGCGATTTTCATGAATCTGCTGCCTTATCTTCAAAAGGCTCGCTTGATATGTATGAAATCATAAAAGCACTGTATGATAATAATTATCAAGGCTATATTCGTCCTGATCATGGTCGTGATATTTGGGGTGAAAATGGTCGTCCTGGTTATGGACTATACGATCGTGCATTAAGTATCACTTATTTAAATGGTCTATGGGAAGCCATAGATAAAGATCATAAATAA